From Polaribacter butkevichii, a single genomic window includes:
- a CDS encoding formylglycine-generating enzyme family protein: MNFNLKPFLFIVLSLSVFVVSCDKKTEKEKTVVKTAINTDKVETPKGMVWVASKTFLMGAKNEDKYAMPREKPAHKVAVDGFFIDAHEVTNKQFKEFVAATKYITVAERPIDWDEIKKDLPAGTPKPADSILQPGSLIFNKHAKGIVSMENYGQWWVWKLGADWKHPEGPGSSIEGQDNYPVVHIAQEDALAYCKWANRRLPTEAEWESAAQGKFEDNIYSWGNKLEDLDANANTWQGKFPTENISEDGFEYISPIKSYPANNIGLYDMAGNVWEMTSDLFNVNYYQTIDPNVVLQNPVGADKSYTPSNPYQIEYVMKGGSFLCHASYCASFRISARMGMEPNSGSDHIGFRTVATKEMLAK; the protein is encoded by the coding sequence ATGAATTTTAATTTAAAACCCTTTTTATTCATCGTTTTATCACTTTCAGTTTTTGTTGTAAGTTGTGATAAGAAAACCGAAAAAGAAAAAACAGTTGTAAAAACTGCCATAAATACCGATAAAGTAGAAACACCAAAAGGTATGGTTTGGGTGGCTTCTAAAACTTTTTTAATGGGGGCAAAAAATGAGGATAAATATGCTATGCCACGTGAAAAGCCAGCGCATAAAGTAGCTGTAGATGGTTTTTTTATTGATGCACATGAGGTTACCAATAAACAATTTAAGGAGTTTGTTGCTGCCACAAAATATATTACGGTAGCAGAAAGACCAATTGATTGGGACGAAATTAAAAAAGATTTACCAGCAGGTACACCAAAACCAGCAGACTCAATTTTACAACCCGGAAGTTTAATTTTTAATAAGCATGCCAAAGGTATTGTTTCTATGGAAAACTACGGTCAGTGGTGGGTATGGAAACTTGGAGCAGATTGGAAACATCCAGAAGGACCAGGAAGTTCTATAGAAGGGCAAGATAATTATCCGGTTGTTCATATTGCACAAGAAGATGCTTTGGCGTATTGTAAGTGGGCAAATAGAAGGTTGCCAACAGAGGCAGAGTGGGAGTCTGCTGCACAAGGTAAATTTGAAGATAATATTTATTCTTGGGGAAATAAATTGGAAGATTTAGATGCCAATGCAAATACTTGGCAAGGAAAATTTCCGACAGAAAATATTTCTGAAGACGGATTTGAATATATTTCACCAATAAAATCCTATCCAGCAAATAATATCGGTTTGTATGATATGGCGGGTAATGTTTGGGAAATGACATCTGATTTATTTAATGTAAATTATTATCAAACGATAGACCCAAATGTTGTTTTACAAAACCCTGTTGGAGCAGATAAATCGTATACACCTAGTAATCCATATCAAATAGAATATGTAATGAAAGGTGGTTCTTTTTTATGTCATGCTTCTTATTGTGCAAGTTTTAGAATTTCTGCAAGAATGGGTATGGAGCCTAATTCAGGTTCTGATCATATTGGTTTTAGAACGGTGGCAACTAAAGAAATGTTGGCAAAATAA
- a CDS encoding BPSS1187 family protein produces the protein MKFFLIPLAFIFFSYNFTFAQSSKGFPKEYKVLNVKPSTTDSKIKEANSPHLIVYNPEAKQGKLLFFMPGTGGVALKGPRALFATAVSQGYRVINISYINRPAVAQICRGDNLLENTNCTAEFRTKRIYGDTKFSLIKDEPQDAIVRRLTKLLLYLSENDKDGNWDFYLENGAPKWSEIAVSGQSQGGGMAAFIAQEHLVARVIDFSGGWDYSEGKKIAKWYSNKSITPANLWYGTYHAKEPNAKIIKETYYALGIPENQIYEFNLPVPKGKKGHSNGVRNTGYRTQWIELLGKGN, from the coding sequence ATGAAGTTTTTTTTAATTCCCCTTGCTTTTATTTTCTTTAGCTACAATTTTACTTTTGCTCAATCTTCTAAAGGGTTTCCAAAAGAATATAAGGTTCTAAATGTAAAACCGTCTACTACAGATTCTAAAATTAAAGAAGCAAATTCGCCTCACTTAATTGTTTATAACCCAGAAGCAAAACAAGGTAAACTATTATTTTTTATGCCAGGAACAGGAGGAGTTGCTTTAAAAGGACCTCGTGCATTATTTGCTACAGCTGTTTCTCAAGGATATCGTGTTATTAATATATCTTATATAAATAGGCCTGCAGTTGCTCAAATATGTAGGGGAGATAATTTATTAGAAAACACTAATTGTACTGCAGAATTTAGAACAAAACGTATTTATGGTGATACTAAGTTTTCATTAATTAAAGATGAGCCACAAGATGCTATTGTACGTAGATTAACAAAGTTGTTACTTTATCTTTCTGAGAATGATAAGGATGGAAACTGGGACTTTTATTTAGAAAATGGTGCTCCAAAATGGAGTGAAATAGCCGTTTCAGGTCAATCTCAAGGAGGTGGAATGGCAGCTTTTATAGCGCAAGAACACTTGGTTGCTAGAGTTATAGATTTTTCTGGCGGTTGGGATTATTCAGAAGGAAAAAAGATTGCAAAATGGTATTCTAATAAAAGTATAACACCTGCAAATCTTTGGTACGGAACATATCATGCAAAAGAGCCGAATGCAAAAATAATTAAAGAAACATACTATGCTTTGGGTATTCCAGAAAATCAAATTTATGAGTTTAATTTACCAGTTCCCAAAGGAAAAAAAGGACATTCTAATGGTGTTAGAAATACAGGGTATAGAACTCAGTGGATTGAATTATTAGGTAAAGGAAATTAA
- a CDS encoding sulfatase has translation MRILLLLISLSFLNTSCDKKKKEIAIQKPNIIFLSIDDLRADLGVYGNEEIKTPNIDALAAKSMVMLNTHAQAAVCAPSRASVLLGYRPDSTRVWHLGDKFREINPSAVTMPQFFHKAGYYTVNIGKIFHNYMPDSISWDEPDLKPFPYNTKEYKKRDAETYYYTEEALKDQKIKRAILLEKRKGKKVYGDGWNRGPALESADAPDSLYYDAMQTQLALKTLDRIKDKKTPFFLGLGLYRPHLPFVAPKKYWDLYPVGSVSPAANPKLPKNAPVMSANANYELRAYTNPHKIGRPEDEPLPEAYADSLKRGYYASVSFIDACVGKLVKGLKERSLYENTVIVLWGDHGWKLGDHNGWGKMTNFYIDTHVPLIIKGAYQKEGKRIEALSELVDIFPTLCDLTGVDKANYLEGTSLVPVFENPDLEWKDAVFTQFRRRKRISKDGNEYMGYSMQTKQYHYIEWYLWDNDKKQKGDFAATELYDHYVDANETVNVANNTDMVEIVKGLSKKLAKGWKGALPKSIL, from the coding sequence ATGAGAATTTTACTATTGTTAATTTCTCTATCTTTTTTAAATACGTCTTGTGATAAAAAAAAGAAAGAGATTGCTATACAAAAACCTAATATCATTTTTTTATCAATAGATGATTTAAGAGCAGATCTTGGTGTTTACGGAAATGAAGAAATAAAAACGCCTAACATAGATGCTTTGGCAGCCAAATCAATGGTAATGTTAAATACACATGCACAAGCTGCTGTTTGTGCACCTTCAAGAGCAAGTGTGTTATTAGGCTATAGGCCAGATTCTACAAGAGTTTGGCATTTGGGAGATAAATTTAGAGAGATAAATCCTAGCGCTGTTACCATGCCGCAATTTTTTCATAAAGCAGGATATTACACAGTAAATATTGGTAAAATTTTTCATAATTATATGCCAGATTCTATTTCTTGGGATGAACCAGATTTAAAACCTTTTCCATACAATACAAAAGAATATAAGAAAAGAGATGCTGAGACTTATTATTATACGGAAGAGGCCTTAAAAGACCAGAAAATAAAAAGAGCTATTTTATTAGAGAAAAGAAAAGGGAAAAAAGTATATGGTGATGGCTGGAACAGAGGGCCTGCCTTAGAAAGTGCAGATGCTCCAGATTCTTTATATTATGATGCAATGCAAACGCAATTGGCATTAAAAACTTTAGATAGAATTAAGGATAAAAAAACACCTTTTTTTCTGGGACTAGGTTTGTATAGACCCCATCTTCCTTTTGTTGCCCCAAAAAAATATTGGGATTTATATCCTGTAGGTTCTGTGTCTCCAGCAGCAAACCCTAAGTTGCCAAAGAATGCGCCTGTAATGTCTGCAAATGCAAATTATGAGTTAAGAGCGTATACTAATCCACATAAAATTGGCAGACCAGAAGACGAGCCTTTGCCAGAAGCGTATGCAGATTCTTTAAAAAGAGGTTATTATGCAAGTGTAAGTTTTATTGATGCTTGTGTAGGTAAATTGGTAAAAGGTTTAAAAGAAAGAAGCTTATATGAAAATACCGTAATTGTTTTATGGGGAGATCATGGATGGAAATTAGGCGATCATAATGGTTGGGGAAAAATGACTAATTTTTATATCGATACTCACGTGCCATTGATAATCAAAGGAGCATATCAAAAAGAAGGAAAACGTATTGAAGCACTTTCTGAATTGGTAGATATATTTCCTACATTATGTGATTTAACAGGAGTTGATAAAGCTAATTATTTAGAAGGTACAAGTTTAGTACCCGTTTTTGAGAATCCAGATTTAGAATGGAAAGATGCTGTTTTTACACAATTTAGAAGACGTAAACGTATTTCTAAAGATGGCAATGAATACATGGGGTATTCTATGCAAACCAAACAATATCATTATATAGAGTGGTATTTATGGGATAATGATAAAAAACAAAAAGGAGATTTTGCAGCCACAGAATTATACGATCATTATGTAGATGCTAACGAAACGGTTAATGTTGCAAATAATACTGATATGGTTGAAATTGTTAAAGGTTTATCAAAAAAACTAGCTAAAGGTTGGAAAGGTGCATTGCCCAAAAGTATCTTGTAA
- a CDS encoding aspartate/glutamate racemase family protein, with protein MSCKKEAEKVETIVKVKPKTILSTKTEMEHKKLPHQNMKKLGLIGGTSWHSTVEYYAAINQSINDYYGNNTNPPLTVYTINQAAVHQFQKEDKWDSIALMLTEGAESLQQGGATAVMFCANTPHKVFDKVQAQLNFPVIHIGDATAKEILKKGIKSVGFLGTIYTMEGDFITKRIADNGIDVLVPEKQEVLVELQRIIEEELTYGMVKPASKKYVLNVIKNLVDRGAEGVVLGCTEFPLMIFDEDLKIPVFDTTEIHSKAAVDYILSE; from the coding sequence ATGTCTTGTAAAAAAGAAGCAGAAAAAGTAGAAACGATAGTAAAAGTAAAACCTAAAACAATATTAAGTACAAAAACGGAAATGGAACATAAAAAATTACCTCACCAAAACATGAAAAAATTAGGGTTAATAGGTGGTACTTCTTGGCATTCTACAGTAGAATATTATGCGGCAATAAATCAGTCTATTAATGATTATTATGGTAATAATACAAATCCGCCTTTAACAGTGTATACTATTAATCAGGCAGCTGTACATCAATTTCAGAAAGAAGATAAGTGGGATTCTATTGCGCTCATGCTAACGGAGGGAGCAGAGAGTTTACAACAAGGAGGAGCAACAGCGGTTATGTTTTGCGCCAATACACCTCATAAAGTATTTGATAAAGTGCAAGCTCAATTAAATTTTCCTGTAATTCATATTGGCGACGCAACTGCCAAAGAAATTCTGAAAAAAGGAATTAAAAGTGTAGGCTTTTTAGGGACAATTTATACCATGGAAGGAGATTTTATCACCAAAAGAATTGCTGATAATGGTATTGATGTTTTGGTGCCAGAAAAACAAGAAGTACTTGTAGAATTACAAAGAATTATAGAAGAAGAATTAACCTATGGTATGGTAAAACCGGCTTCTAAAAAGTACGTACTTAACGTTATTAAAAATTTGGTAGATAGAGGTGCAGAAGGTGTTGTTTTAGGTTGTACAGAATTTCCTTTAATGATTTTTGATGAAGATTTAAAAATACCCGTATTTGATACTACAGAAATTCACTCAAAAGCGGCAGTTGATTATATTTTAAGTGAATAA